CGTGTTTTCCGTATAGAACTTGCTGTCGCGCTGAAGCCTGGCATCCAGAAAGTCTTCGATCCAGAAAGCGGCCTTGCGTCCCTTGCCCGTTGTATCGAACACACTCAAGATGAACCCTTTGTCTCGTTCCGCGTTACAGATCAGGCATCCCTTGTCCATCTTGTTGACACTAAATCCTTCTCCGCGTTCGATATGGAAACCTCTGTCGTCCTCCACCAAATGGATGAAGGTCTCTTTCACCTCGGACTTGAAGAGCCCCAGGGAATCCACTTCCGTACCATCGACTCGGCACCCGGAAAAACGAACGACATAGAGGTCTCCGTCCTTCACCTGGGGATGCTTCGCGACGTCATGCAGAATCTCCGCTATAGAAACGGATGTTTGCATGAATTCGGCTTCGCCGTCGAAAAGAGCCCGGGCACATGAACATACGGATTCCGGCTCCTCCATGGCACCGGCATAAAAATTGTAAATTTCTCCCGGATTCAGGGATGAAAAGAAGAAACGCATCAGTAACTCCTTCATCTCCGAGGACAGAGTCACCTCTTCATTGGCAAATTTATTGCTTTGGTCACTGGCTTGGTTAACCACGCGGTGAATCACCAAAGATTCGATC
This is a stretch of genomic DNA from Akkermansia sp. N21116. It encodes these proteins:
- a CDS encoding nucleoid-associated protein, with translation MMIDVSEARIESLVIHRVVNQASDQSNKFANEEVTLSSEMKELLMRFFFSSLNPGEIYNFYAGAMEEPESVCSCARALFDGEAEFMQTSVSIAEILHDVAKHPQVKDGDLYVVRFSGCRVDGTEVDSLGLFKSEVKETFIHLVEDDRGFHIERGEGFSVNKMDKGCLICNAERDKGFILSVFDTTGKGRKAAFWIEDFLDARLQRDSKFYTENTVKSVKEFITKELPKKKEVSKDEELSVMDKTMEYFRDKERFDRREYEETVFADDETRREFSEFLSCRNDGLDDWNQFPISEEGVKKSTKFLKKVIKLDKDFSIYVHGSGNFMQKGFDKEYGLKYYKFFYTEEK